In one Streptomyces sp. T12 genomic region, the following are encoded:
- a CDS encoding ATP-dependent Clp protease ATP-binding subunit, translating into MTSGFNGGPEDYDPFGEFLARFFGGPRPGPRQIDIGRLLSQPARELVRGAAQYAAEHGSRDLDTQHLLRAALSAEPTRSLLTRAGADPDSLATEIDERSGPVQHPPGEAPPPTSLSLTPAAKRALLDAHDLARARGAGYIGPEHVLSALAANPDSAAGHILNAARFAPSSGPPEASDAPDSRPRIDQRPRVDTGTPTLDKYGRDLTDLARRGRIDPVIGRDEEIEQTIEVLSRRGKNNPVLIGDAGVGKTAIVEGLAQRIADSDVPDVLSGRRVIALDLTGVVAGTRYRGDFEERLNNIVSEIRSHSDQLIVFIDELHTVVGAGGGGEGGSMDAGNILKPALARGELHVVGATTLEEYRRIEKDAALSRRFQPILVPEPTAADAIEILRGLRDRYEAHHQVRYTDEALVAAVELSDRYLTDRRLPDKAIDLIDQAGARVRLHARTKGTDVRAMEREVEQLYRDKDQAVADESYEQATQLRDRIVELKQRMADAAGDEEVDEGQHLEVTTEAIAEVVSRQTGIPVSSLTEEEKDRLLGLEEHLHERVVGQDEAVRVVSDAVLRSRAGLASPDRPIGSFLFLGPTGVGKTELARALAEALFGSEERMVRLDMSEYQERHTVSRLVGAPPGYVGHEEAGQLTEVVRRHPYSLLLLDEVEKAHPDVFNILLQVLDDGRLTDSQGRTVDFTNTVIVMTSNLGSEAISRGGTGIGFGAGGEEADEEARRERILRPLREHFRPEFLNRIDEIVVFRQLTHDQLERVTNLLLDKTRGLLRAQGVSVDFTGRAVDWLSERGYQPEYGARPLRRTIQKEVDNQLSRLLLDGRIGEGGRVTVDVEDGRLAFRTEELPPAPEL; encoded by the coding sequence ATGACCAGCGGCTTCAATGGTGGTCCGGAAGACTACGACCCCTTCGGAGAATTCCTCGCCCGCTTCTTCGGCGGACCGCGCCCCGGCCCCCGGCAGATCGACATCGGCCGCCTGCTCAGTCAGCCGGCCCGGGAGCTGGTGCGGGGCGCCGCACAGTACGCCGCCGAGCACGGCAGCCGCGACCTGGACACGCAGCACCTGCTGCGCGCCGCGCTGTCCGCCGAACCGACCCGGAGTCTGCTCACCCGGGCCGGCGCCGACCCGGACTCGCTGGCGACGGAGATCGACGAGCGGTCGGGCCCCGTCCAGCACCCGCCGGGCGAGGCCCCGCCGCCGACGTCGCTCTCCCTCACGCCGGCCGCCAAACGCGCCCTGCTGGACGCGCACGATCTGGCCCGGGCGCGCGGCGCCGGTTACATCGGCCCGGAGCACGTGCTCAGCGCCCTCGCCGCGAACCCCGACTCCGCGGCGGGGCACATCCTCAACGCGGCCCGGTTCGCCCCCTCCAGCGGGCCCCCCGAGGCCTCGGACGCCCCCGATTCCCGGCCCCGCATCGATCAGCGGCCGCGCGTCGACACCGGTACGCCCACCCTCGACAAGTACGGCCGCGACCTCACCGACCTCGCCCGCCGCGGCCGTATCGACCCGGTGATCGGCCGGGACGAGGAGATCGAGCAGACCATCGAGGTGCTCTCCCGGCGCGGCAAGAACAACCCGGTGCTGATCGGCGACGCGGGCGTCGGCAAGACCGCGATCGTGGAGGGCCTGGCCCAGCGGATCGCGGACAGCGACGTGCCCGACGTGCTCAGCGGCCGCCGGGTGATCGCGCTCGATCTGACGGGCGTGGTGGCCGGTACCCGCTACCGGGGTGACTTCGAGGAGCGGCTCAACAACATCGTGAGCGAGATCCGCTCGCACTCCGACCAACTGATCGTCTTCATCGACGAGTTGCATACGGTCGTGGGCGCCGGAGGCGGCGGCGAGGGCGGGTCCATGGACGCCGGGAACATCCTCAAACCGGCCCTGGCCCGCGGCGAGCTGCACGTCGTCGGCGCGACCACCCTGGAGGAGTACCGCAGGATCGAGAAGGACGCGGCCCTCTCCCGCCGCTTCCAGCCGATCCTCGTCCCCGAGCCGACCGCCGCCGACGCGATCGAGATCCTGCGCGGTCTGCGCGACCGTTACGAGGCCCACCACCAGGTCCGCTACACCGACGAAGCGCTCGTCGCCGCCGTCGAACTGTCGGACCGCTATCTCACCGACCGCCGCCTGCCGGACAAGGCGATCGACCTGATCGACCAGGCCGGCGCCCGGGTACGGCTGCACGCGCGGACCAAGGGCACGGACGTACGGGCCATGGAGCGCGAGGTCGAGCAGCTGTACCGGGACAAGGACCAGGCGGTCGCCGACGAGAGTTACGAACAGGCGACGCAACTGCGCGACCGTATCGTCGAGTTGAAGCAACGCATGGCGGACGCGGCCGGCGACGAGGAGGTCGACGAGGGCCAGCACCTGGAGGTCACCACCGAGGCGATCGCGGAGGTCGTGTCCCGGCAGACCGGCATCCCGGTGAGCAGCCTCACCGAGGAGGAGAAGGACCGGCTGCTCGGTCTGGAGGAGCATCTGCACGAGCGGGTCGTCGGCCAGGACGAGGCGGTGCGCGTCGTCTCCGACGCGGTACTGCGCTCGCGGGCCGGGCTCGCCAGCCCGGACCGGCCGATCGGCAGCTTCCTCTTCCTCGGCCCGACCGGCGTCGGCAAGACCGAGCTGGCCCGGGCGCTCGCCGAGGCCCTGTTCGGCAGCGAGGAGCGCATGGTCCGCCTGGACATGAGCGAGTACCAGGAGCGGCACACCGTCAGCCGCCTGGTCGGCGCCCCGCCCGGCTACGTCGGTCACGAGGAGGCCGGCCAGCTCACCGAGGTCGTGCGCCGGCATCCGTACTCGCTGCTCCTGCTCGACGAGGTGGAGAAGGCCCACCCGGATGTCTTCAACATCCTGCTGCAGGTCCTGGACGACGGGCGGCTGACCGACTCCCAGGGCCGGACCGTCGACTTCACCAACACGGTCATCGTGATGACCAGCAACCTCGGCTCGGAGGCGATCAGCCGGGGCGGCACCGGGATCGGGTTCGGCGCGGGCGGCGAGGAGGCCGACGAGGAGGCGCGGCGCGAGCGGATCCTGCGGCCCCTGCGCGAGCACTTCCGGCCCGAGTTCCTCAACCGCATCGACGAGATCGTCGTCTTCCGCCAGCTGACCCACGACCAGCTGGAGCGGGTCACCAACCTGCTGCTGGACAAGACCCGCGGTCTGCTCCGGGCGCAGGGCGTCTCGGTCGACTTCACCGGCAGGGCCGTCGACTGGCTCTCCGAGCGCGGCTACCAGCCCGAGTACGGTGCCCGTCCGCTGCGTCGCACCATCCAGAAG
- the map gene encoding type I methionyl aminopeptidase has translation MVELKTDTSIDAMYAAGQVVGQALTAVRKAADVGVSLLELDEVAREVLRAAGATSPFLGYRPFFAPVPFPAVICTSVNDAIVHGIPTGYRLRDGDLVSIDCGAELGGWAGDSAISFTVGTPRPADARLVETAERALAAGIEAAVVGNRLGDIAHAIGSVCRAAGYGIPDGFGGHGIGRKMHEDPSVPNEGRPGRGMPLRPGLVLAIEPMLIAGGEDGYHAAPDGWTLRTNDGSRAAHVEHTVAITDAGPRILTAREAL, from the coding sequence ATGGTGGAGTTGAAGACGGACACGTCGATCGATGCGATGTACGCGGCGGGGCAGGTCGTGGGGCAGGCCCTCACGGCCGTACGCAAGGCCGCTGACGTGGGGGTTTCCCTGCTGGAGCTGGACGAGGTGGCGCGTGAGGTGCTGCGCGCGGCGGGCGCGACCTCGCCCTTCCTCGGCTATCGGCCCTTCTTCGCCCCCGTTCCCTTCCCCGCCGTCATCTGCACCTCGGTGAACGACGCGATCGTGCACGGCATCCCGACCGGTTACCGCCTGCGCGACGGCGACCTGGTCTCCATCGACTGCGGCGCCGAACTGGGCGGCTGGGCGGGCGACTCGGCGATCAGCTTCACGGTCGGCACACCGCGCCCGGCCGACGCACGTCTCGTCGAGACGGCGGAACGGGCGCTGGCGGCGGGCATCGAGGCGGCCGTGGTCGGCAACCGGCTGGGCGACATCGCGCACGCGATCGGCTCGGTGTGCCGGGCCGCCGGGTACGGCATCCCGGACGGTTTCGGCGGACACGGCATCGGCCGCAAGATGCACGAGGATCCGTCGGTGCCGAACGAGGGCCGCCCGGGCCGGGGCATGCCGCTGCGGCCCGGTCTGGTCCTCGCCATCGAGCCGATGCTCATCGCGGGCGGCGAGGACGGCTACCACGCGGCCCCGGACGGCTGGACCCTGCGCACGAACGACGGCTCCCGGGCGGCGCACGTGGAGCACACGGTGGCGATCACCGACGCGGGACCGCGCATTCTCACCGCCCGGGAAGCCCTCTGA
- a CDS encoding helix-turn-helix domain-containing protein — protein MVRTPLTPEERERGERLGRLLREARGGRSMVEVAASAGISAETLRKIETGRAPTPAFFTVSALAQALGLSMDELAGRCTPVVEVAA, from the coding sequence ATGGTGCGCACCCCTCTCACCCCCGAAGAGCGTGAACGCGGCGAGCGGCTCGGCCGGCTGCTCCGCGAGGCGCGCGGCGGCCGCAGCATGGTGGAGGTCGCGGCGAGTGCCGGCATCTCCGCCGAGACGCTGCGCAAGATCGAGACCGGCCGGGCGCCCACCCCGGCCTTCTTCACGGTGTCCGCACTGGCGCAGGCCCTCGGTCTGTCGATGGACGAACTCGCCGGGCGCTGCACACCGGTGGTCGAGGTCGCCGCCTGA